The following proteins are co-located in the Palaemon carinicauda isolate YSFRI2023 chromosome 3, ASM3689809v2, whole genome shotgun sequence genome:
- the LOC137634930 gene encoding glycine, alanine and asparagine-rich protein-like has protein sequence MNQQHHSDMTPLKITAFICFLGLVLAEETKGVVDEAARDKRGSHGGGSGGGYGGGHGGGGGGGYGGGGSYVIVGAGYGGGHHGPSGADVANQAAAQATAAAAGLKGAASAAASSASKQAAAVASAAAQAASAAVATQQAQAAQITNAAQGAQAAAFSESSLSAQVATAAQAAEATFSLAQALASALASAQAEAQAVAQVAVQALQAIQSLQSSQQAMAWQAQQAANALSQKQSLVLAELQSAQAAAAQASAAASTAIAKAKGSAGGYGGHSGGGYGH, from the exons ATGAACCAGCAGCATCACTCCGACATGACTCCTCTCAAGATAACTGCCTTCATCTGCTTCTTAG GCCTTGTCTTGGCCGAGGAGACGAAAGGGGTTGTTGACGAAGCGGCGAGG GACAAAAGAGGATCCCACGGAGGAGGCAGTGGTGGGGGCTATGGTGGTGGACACGGCGGCGGAGGAGGTGGTGGCTATGGTGGCGGCGGAAGCTACGTCATAGTTGGGGCAGGATATGGTGGAGGTCACCACGGACCAAGCGGAGCCGATGTTGCAAACCAAGCTGCTGCACAAGCCACTGCAGCTGCTGCAGGACTTAAGGgagctgcctcggctgctgcttcatCTGCTTCAAAACAAGCTGCAGCTGTAGCATCTGCAGCTGCTCAAGCAGCCTCTGCTGCTGTAGCTACACAACAAGCTCAGGCTGCTCAGATAACCAATGCTGCACAAGGAGCACAGGCCGCTGCCTTTTCCGAATCCTCTTTATCAGCTCAAGTTGCCACAGCAGCACAGGCTGCTGAAGCTACATTTAGCCTGGCTCAAGCACTTGCAAGTGCCCTTGCATCTGCTCAGGCTGAAGCTCAAGCAGTTGCTCAAGTTGCAGTGCAGGCTCTTCAAGCGATCCAGTCTCTTCAGTCTTCCCAGCAGGCCATGGCCTGGCAGGCTCAACAGGCAGCAAATGCGCTTTCCCAGAAGCAGTCACTGGTTCTAGCAGAACTTCAGTCAGCCCAGGCAGCAGCAGCTCAAGCATCAGCCGCTGCGTCCACAGCAATAGCCAAGGCTAAAGGAAGTGCTGGCGGTTATGGAGGTCACTCTGGAGGTGGTTATGGACACTAA
- the LOC137634938 gene encoding glycine, alanine and asparagine-rich protein-like, whose amino-acid sequence MTPLKITAFICFLGLVLAEETKGGVDEAARDKRGSQGGSSGGGYGGGHGGGGGGGYGGGGSYVIVGAGYGGGHHGPSGADVANQAAAQATAAAAGLKGAASAAASSAAKQAAAAASAAAQAATAAVAKQQAQAAQLTNAAQGAQAAAFSESSLSAQVATAAQAAEATFSLAQALASALASAQAEAQAVAHVAVQALQAIQSLQSSQQAMAWQAQQAANALSQKQSLVLAELQSAQAAAAQASAAASAAIAKAKGSAGGYGGHSGGGYGH is encoded by the exons ATGACTCCTCTCAAGATAACTGCCTTCATCTGCTTCTTAG GCCTTGTTTTGGCCGAGGAGACGAAAGGGGGTGTTGACGAAGCGGCGAGG GACAAAAGAGGATCTCAAGGTGGAAGCAGTGGTGGGGGCTATGGTGGTGGACACGGCGGCGGTGGAGGTGGTGGCTATGGTGGCGGCGGAAGCTACGTCATAGTTGGGGCAGGATATGGTGGAGGTCACCACGGACCAAGCGGAGCCGATGTTGCAAACCAAGCTGCTGCACAAGCCACTGCAGCTGCTGCAGGACTTAAGGGAGCTGCCTCGGCTGCTGCCTCGTCCGCTGCAAAACAAGCTGCGGCTGCGGCATCTGCAGCTGCACAAGCAGCAACTGCTGCTGTAGCTAAACAACAAGCTCAGGCTGCTCAGTTGACCAATGCTGCACAAGGAGCACAGGCCGCTGCATTTTCCGAATCATCTTTATCAGCTCAAGTTGCCACAGCAGCACAGGCTGCTGAAGCTACATTTAGCCTGGCTCAAGCACTTGCAAGTGCCCTTGCATCTGCTCAGGCTGAAGCTCAAGCAGTTGCTCATGTTGCAGTGCAGGCTCTTCAGGCAATCCAGTCGCTTCAGTCTTCCCAGCAGGCCATGGCCTGGCAGGCTCAACAGGCAGCAAATGCGCTTTCCCAGAAGCAGTCATTGGTTCTGGCGGAACTCCAGTCAGCCCAGGCAGCAGCAGCTCAAGCATCAGCCGCTGCATCCGCAGCGATAGCCAAGGCTAAAGGAAGTGCTGGCGGATATGGAGGTCACTCTGGAGGTGGTTATGGACACTAA
- the LOC137634949 gene encoding glycine, alanine and asparagine-rich protein-like, producing MTPLKITAFICFLGLVLAEETTGGVNEAARDKRGSHGGGSGGGYGGGHGGGGGGGYGGGGSYVIVGAGYGGGHHGPSGADVANQAAAQATAAAAGLKGAASAAASSAAKQAAAAASAAAQAATAAVAKQQAQAAQLTNAVQGAQAAAFSESSLSAQVATAAQAAEATFSLAQALASALASAQAEAQAVAQVAVQALQAIQSLQSSQQAMAWQAQQAANALSQKQSLVLAELQSAQAAAAQASAAASTAIAKAKGSGGGYGGHSGGGYGH from the exons ATGACTCCTCTCAAGATAACTGCCTTCATCTGCTTCTTAG GCCTTGTCTTGGCCGAGGAGACCACAGGGGGTGTTAACGAAGCGGCGAGG GACAAAAGAGGATCCCACGGAGGAGGCAGTGGTGGGGGCTATGGTGGTGGACACGGCGGCGGTGGAGGTGGTGGCTATGGTGGCGGCGGAAGCTACGTCATAGTTGGGGCAGGATATGGTGGAGGTCACCACGGACCAAGCGGAGCCGATGTTGCAAACCAAGCTGCTGCACAAGCCACTGCAGCTGCTGCAGGACTTAAGGGAGCTGCCTCGGCTGCTGCCTCGTCCGCTGCAAAACAAGCTGCGGCTGCGGCATCTGCAGCTGCACAAGCAGCAACTGCTGCTGTAGCTAAACAACAAGCTCAGGCTGCTCAGTTAACTAACGCAGTACAAGGAGCACAGGCTGCTGCCTTTTCCGAATCCTCTTTATCAGCTCAAGTCGCCACAGCAGCACAGGCTGCTGAAGCTACATTTAGCCTGGCTCAAGCTCTTGCAAGTGCCCTTGCATCTGCTCAGGCTGAAGCTCAAGCAGTTGCTCAAGTTGCAGTGCAGGCTCTTCAAGCAATCCAGTCTCTTCAGTCTTCCCAGCAGGCCATGGCCTGGCAGGCTCAACAGGCAGCAAATGCGCTTTCCCAGAAGCAGTCATTGGTTCTGGCGGAACTCCAGTCAGCCCAGGCAGCAGCAGCTCAAGCATCAGCCGCTGCGTCCACAGCAATAGCCAAGGCTAAAGGAAGTGGTGGTGGCTATGGAGGTCACTCTGGAGGTGGTTATGGACACTAA